A part of Cotesia glomerata isolate CgM1 linkage group LG4, MPM_Cglom_v2.3, whole genome shotgun sequence genomic DNA contains:
- the LOC123263149 gene encoding disheveled-associated activator of morphogenesis 1 isoform X1, with the protein MDTVLEKIGKFNLRIPSCSLKSPQPLKEFVVHCQTMPSRVKKSFCGCLQDDEPPEITYCVVEQTGTLTLQAMTPTLPMPAEEELNKMFLELVDELDLTQANRQAVLALPANKKWQIYCSRKGNDTLDNGGLRTTDLSGDPEDYINRIRVIASTTFSEDAEELSNQMRQAEALKTALRTQPHSFVLRFIELDGLNALLQVLGTIDVEAANSNLHTSVIGCLKALMNNSNGRAHVLAHPTAINTISQSLATENIKAKISVLEILGAVCLVPGGHRKVLEAMLHFQQFHSERTRFQSIINDLDRNFGVYKDNLSLKTAIMSFINAVLNYGPGQVTMEFRLHLRYELLMLGIQPIIEKLRKYENETLDRHLDFFEMVRNEDEKELARKFEKEHVDTKSATAMFDLLRRKLSHTAAYTHLLSLLEHCLLLPLDYGSYPQHWLLFDRIVQQIVLQSEGSEAGKARNPDVAPIDINVKEIVHLLAKEEELVAARKRAEELERDNCEMSSRLAKKEQELDLRTQEKEDIEASLARIKERLEKETSMHIETKQKISELQDNVETLSRQVNNEKSERKRLEQLVASGSLPDDAKATIKIVDDDVEEKVESKPTPPPPPPPPPLAPPPPPCLMPIAPPPMKMEIIKNVPQPSNPLKSFNWSKIPEQKLQGTIWSELDDSKLYNVMDLESIDKIFCAYQKNGIPAEGSIEDLRNLGKNKKTMSVIDSRRAQNCTILLSKLKMSDNEITRTILSMDQQNILHIDMVEQLLKYIPSSEEAALLDMNQKDLQSRADCFLYQISKVPHYEQRLRSLHYKKKFSASIAELTPRMRAVLEASRQVARSRRLRKLLELVLALGNYVNRGNARGNACGFRLASLNRLVDTKSSCSKGTTLLHYLVQILESRFREVLDIEEDMPHVKTAARVSMADLQKEVANLKNGLQDVQREIEFHRAQAQVLQGDMFLPAMRDFQAQATCRLAEAEDLFQDMKTRFDRAVRLFGEDSAGVQPDEFFGIFENFLQALTEARADVENMRKKVEEEERRAKQEQELKKRTMERKNSREGILNSIALNKKNESNGQGDNKGEFDDLISALRTGDVFGEDIAKFKRSKRRPVTPSSQDSRRHSIHREDSRERH; encoded by the exons ATGGACACTGTGCTTgagaaaattggaaaattcaACCTG AGGATTCCAAGCTGTTCGTTGAAGAGTCCCCAGCCTTTGAAGGAGTTTGTGGTGCACTGCCAAACGATGCCGTCGAGAGTAAAGAAATCATTCTGCGGTTGCTTGCAG GATGATGAACCGCCAGAAATTACATACTGCGTGGTGGAGCAGACGGGGACACTCACGCTACAGGCAATGACACCGACGCTTCCCATGCCAGCGGAAGAGGAGCTGAACAAGATGTTCCTGGAGTTGGTAGACGAGCTCGATCTCACGCAAGCTAATCGTCAGGCAGTGTTGGCCCTTCCTGCGAACAAAAAGTGGCAAATCTACTGCTCCAGGAAGGGCAACGACACCTTGGACAACGGAGGGCTCAGGACCACTGACCTTAGTGGTGACCCTGAGGATTACATCAACAGGATCCGAGTGATAGCCAGC ACCACCTTCTCCGAGGACGCGGAAGAACTGTCCAACCAAATGCGACAAGCAGAAGCTCTGAAGACTGCCCTAAGGACCCAGCCGCACAGTTTCGTCCTCAGGTTCATCGAGCTCGACGGGTTGAATGCTCTCTTGCAGGTCTTGGGGACGATAGACGTCGAGGCGGCCAACAGCAACCTTCATACCAGCGTGATAGGATGTCTCAAGGCGTTGATGAATAATTCt AACGGCAGAGCTCATGTTCTGGCGCATCCGACAGCAATCAACACAATCTCCCAGTCGCTGGCGACTGAGAACATCAAGGCCAAGATATCCGTCCTGGAGATCCTGGGAGCTGTGTGTTTAGTTCCGGGCGGCCACCGCAAGGTTCTAGAAGCCATGCTGCACTTCCAGCAGTTCCATTCAGAACGCACAAGGTTCCAAAGCATAATCAACGACCTGGACCGGAACTTTGGGGTCTACAAGGACAATCTATCTTTAAAGACAGCGATCATGTCCTTCATCAACGCGGTTCTGAACTACGGACCTGGCCAAGTCACCATGGAGTTCCGGCTGCATCTGAGATACGAGTTGCTGATGCTCGGAATCCAGCCGATTATTGAAAAGCTTCGTAAGTATGAAAACGAAACCTTGGACAGGCATCTGGACTTTTTTGAAATGGTCCGGAATGAAGATGAGAAAGAACTGGCCAGGAAGTTTGAGAAAGAACACGTTGATACCAAAAGCGCGACGGCTATGTTTGATCTTCTGAGGCGGAAATTGAGCCACACTGCAGCCTACACGCATTTATTAAGTTTGTTGGAGCACTGTTTGCTTCTGCCGCTGGACTATGGATCTTATCCTCAGCATTGGCTGCTTTTTGATCGAATTGTCCAGCAGATTGTACTTCAGTCTGAGGGCAGCGAAGCCGGCAAGGCTCGGAACCCAGACGTGGCTCCAATTGACATCAATGTCAAGGAAATTGTCCATCTTCTGGCCAAGGAGGAGGAATTGGTCGCTGCTAGGAAGAGGGCTGAAGAATTGGAGCGTGATAATTGTGAAATGTCTTCTAGACTGGCGAAGAAAGAGCAGGAGCTTGATCTGAGAACTCAGGAGAAGGAAGACATAGAGGCGAGTCTTGCGAGGATCAAGGAACGCCTTGAAAAGGAGACTTCTATGCACATTGAGACCAAGCAGAAGATCTCCGAGCTTCAGGACAATGTTGAGACTCTGTCAAGGCAGGTTAATAATGAGAAGTCGGAGAGGAAGAGGCTTGAACAGTTGGTCGCTTCTGGAAGTCTTCCTGATGACGCTAAGGCAACTATCAAGATTGTCGATGATGATGTAGAGGAGAAAGTTGAATCAAAGCCCACTCCGCCGCCGCCGCCACCTCCACCTCCGCTAGCTCCGCCACCTCCGCCGTGCTTGATGCCCATCGCTCCTCCGCCGATGAAGATGGagatcattaaaaatgttccTCAGCCTAGTAATCCCTTGAAGTCGTTCAATTGGTCGAAGATTCCGGAGCAGAAGCTCCAAGGAACGATTTGGTCTGAGCTGGATGACTCCAAGCTGTACAATGTGATGGATCTGGAGTCTATTGATAAGATTTTCTGCGCTTATCAGAAAAATGGAATCCCTGCTGAAGGATCCATTGAGGATTTGAGGAATTTGGGGAAGAACAAGAAGACCATGTCGGTGATTGACTCCAGACGAGCgcaaaattgcactattttGCTGTCTAAATTGAAGATGTCTGATAATGAAATCACGAGGACCATTTTGTCGATGGACCAGCAGAATATTCTTCACATTGACATGGTGGAGCAGTTACTGAAGTATATTCCCTCGTCGGAAGAAGCAGCTCTGTTGGATATGAACCAAAAGGACTTGCAGAGCAGAGCTGACTGTTTTCTGTATCAAATTTCAAA AGTGCCGCATTACGAGCAGCGCCTGAGGTCTTTGCACTACAAGAAAAAGTTTTCAGCGAGCATTGCGGAATTGACGCCGAGGATGCGTGCCGTCCTCGAGGCAAGCCGACAGGTTGCCAGATCTCGACGACTCAGGAAGTTGCTCGAACTGGTTCTTGCGCTGGGAAATTACGTCAATCGTGGAAACGCTCGCGGCAACGCCTGCGGCTTTCGATTGGCCTCCTTGAACCGGCTGGTTGATACCAAGTCCTCCTGCTCGAAAGGCACCACCTTGCTTCATTATTTGGTTCAGATCTTGGAGTCTAGGTTCAGGGAGGTTTTGGATATTGAAGAGGATATGCCTCATGTGAAGACTGCTGCTCGGGTTAGCATGGCTGATCTTCAGAAGGAAGTTGCTAATCTTAAAAATGGATTGCAGGATGTTCAGAGGGAGATTG AATTCCATCGAGCTCAAGCCCAAGTTCTCCAAGGCGACATGTTCCTGCCTGCCATGCGTGACTTCCAAGCACAAGCAACCTGCCGACTAGCAGAAGCCGAAGATCTGTTCCAGGACATGAAGACCAGATTTGACAGAGCAGTCAGACTCTTCGGTGAAGACTCTGCCGGAGTTCAGCCCGATGAGTTCTTCGGAATCTTCGAAAACTTCCTCCAAGCCTTGACAGAGGCCAGGGCCGATGTTGAGAACATGAGAAAAAAAGTCGAAGAAGAGGAACGTCGCGCTAAACAAGAGCAAGAA CTGAAGAAGCGAACGATGGAGAGAAAAAACTCACGAGAAGGCATTCTCAACAGCATCGCGCTCAACAAGAAGAACGAGAGCAACGGCCAGGGAGACAATAAAGGCGAGTTCGACGACTTAATCTCCGCGCTAAGGACTGGAGACGTTTTTGGGGAGGATATTGCTAAATTTAAGAGGTCCAAGCGCCGTCCTGTCACTCCCAGCAGCCAAGATTCCCGCAGACACAGTATCCACCGAGAAGACTCTCGCGAGCGGCATTAA
- the LOC123263149 gene encoding disheveled-associated activator of morphogenesis 1 isoform X2, producing the protein MPSRVKKSFCGCLQDDEPPEITYCVVEQTGTLTLQAMTPTLPMPAEEELNKMFLELVDELDLTQANRQAVLALPANKKWQIYCSRKGNDTLDNGGLRTTDLSGDPEDYINRIRVIASTTFSEDAEELSNQMRQAEALKTALRTQPHSFVLRFIELDGLNALLQVLGTIDVEAANSNLHTSVIGCLKALMNNSNGRAHVLAHPTAINTISQSLATENIKAKISVLEILGAVCLVPGGHRKVLEAMLHFQQFHSERTRFQSIINDLDRNFGVYKDNLSLKTAIMSFINAVLNYGPGQVTMEFRLHLRYELLMLGIQPIIEKLRKYENETLDRHLDFFEMVRNEDEKELARKFEKEHVDTKSATAMFDLLRRKLSHTAAYTHLLSLLEHCLLLPLDYGSYPQHWLLFDRIVQQIVLQSEGSEAGKARNPDVAPIDINVKEIVHLLAKEEELVAARKRAEELERDNCEMSSRLAKKEQELDLRTQEKEDIEASLARIKERLEKETSMHIETKQKISELQDNVETLSRQVNNEKSERKRLEQLVASGSLPDDAKATIKIVDDDVEEKVESKPTPPPPPPPPPLAPPPPPCLMPIAPPPMKMEIIKNVPQPSNPLKSFNWSKIPEQKLQGTIWSELDDSKLYNVMDLESIDKIFCAYQKNGIPAEGSIEDLRNLGKNKKTMSVIDSRRAQNCTILLSKLKMSDNEITRTILSMDQQNILHIDMVEQLLKYIPSSEEAALLDMNQKDLQSRADCFLYQISKVPHYEQRLRSLHYKKKFSASIAELTPRMRAVLEASRQVARSRRLRKLLELVLALGNYVNRGNARGNACGFRLASLNRLVDTKSSCSKGTTLLHYLVQILESRFREVLDIEEDMPHVKTAARVSMADLQKEVANLKNGLQDVQREIEFHRAQAQVLQGDMFLPAMRDFQAQATCRLAEAEDLFQDMKTRFDRAVRLFGEDSAGVQPDEFFGIFENFLQALTEARADVENMRKKVEEEERRAKQEQELKKRTMERKNSREGILNSIALNKKNESNGQGDNKGEFDDLISALRTGDVFGEDIAKFKRSKRRPVTPSSQDSRRHSIHREDSRERH; encoded by the exons ATGCCGTCGAGAGTAAAGAAATCATTCTGCGGTTGCTTGCAG GATGATGAACCGCCAGAAATTACATACTGCGTGGTGGAGCAGACGGGGACACTCACGCTACAGGCAATGACACCGACGCTTCCCATGCCAGCGGAAGAGGAGCTGAACAAGATGTTCCTGGAGTTGGTAGACGAGCTCGATCTCACGCAAGCTAATCGTCAGGCAGTGTTGGCCCTTCCTGCGAACAAAAAGTGGCAAATCTACTGCTCCAGGAAGGGCAACGACACCTTGGACAACGGAGGGCTCAGGACCACTGACCTTAGTGGTGACCCTGAGGATTACATCAACAGGATCCGAGTGATAGCCAGC ACCACCTTCTCCGAGGACGCGGAAGAACTGTCCAACCAAATGCGACAAGCAGAAGCTCTGAAGACTGCCCTAAGGACCCAGCCGCACAGTTTCGTCCTCAGGTTCATCGAGCTCGACGGGTTGAATGCTCTCTTGCAGGTCTTGGGGACGATAGACGTCGAGGCGGCCAACAGCAACCTTCATACCAGCGTGATAGGATGTCTCAAGGCGTTGATGAATAATTCt AACGGCAGAGCTCATGTTCTGGCGCATCCGACAGCAATCAACACAATCTCCCAGTCGCTGGCGACTGAGAACATCAAGGCCAAGATATCCGTCCTGGAGATCCTGGGAGCTGTGTGTTTAGTTCCGGGCGGCCACCGCAAGGTTCTAGAAGCCATGCTGCACTTCCAGCAGTTCCATTCAGAACGCACAAGGTTCCAAAGCATAATCAACGACCTGGACCGGAACTTTGGGGTCTACAAGGACAATCTATCTTTAAAGACAGCGATCATGTCCTTCATCAACGCGGTTCTGAACTACGGACCTGGCCAAGTCACCATGGAGTTCCGGCTGCATCTGAGATACGAGTTGCTGATGCTCGGAATCCAGCCGATTATTGAAAAGCTTCGTAAGTATGAAAACGAAACCTTGGACAGGCATCTGGACTTTTTTGAAATGGTCCGGAATGAAGATGAGAAAGAACTGGCCAGGAAGTTTGAGAAAGAACACGTTGATACCAAAAGCGCGACGGCTATGTTTGATCTTCTGAGGCGGAAATTGAGCCACACTGCAGCCTACACGCATTTATTAAGTTTGTTGGAGCACTGTTTGCTTCTGCCGCTGGACTATGGATCTTATCCTCAGCATTGGCTGCTTTTTGATCGAATTGTCCAGCAGATTGTACTTCAGTCTGAGGGCAGCGAAGCCGGCAAGGCTCGGAACCCAGACGTGGCTCCAATTGACATCAATGTCAAGGAAATTGTCCATCTTCTGGCCAAGGAGGAGGAATTGGTCGCTGCTAGGAAGAGGGCTGAAGAATTGGAGCGTGATAATTGTGAAATGTCTTCTAGACTGGCGAAGAAAGAGCAGGAGCTTGATCTGAGAACTCAGGAGAAGGAAGACATAGAGGCGAGTCTTGCGAGGATCAAGGAACGCCTTGAAAAGGAGACTTCTATGCACATTGAGACCAAGCAGAAGATCTCCGAGCTTCAGGACAATGTTGAGACTCTGTCAAGGCAGGTTAATAATGAGAAGTCGGAGAGGAAGAGGCTTGAACAGTTGGTCGCTTCTGGAAGTCTTCCTGATGACGCTAAGGCAACTATCAAGATTGTCGATGATGATGTAGAGGAGAAAGTTGAATCAAAGCCCACTCCGCCGCCGCCGCCACCTCCACCTCCGCTAGCTCCGCCACCTCCGCCGTGCTTGATGCCCATCGCTCCTCCGCCGATGAAGATGGagatcattaaaaatgttccTCAGCCTAGTAATCCCTTGAAGTCGTTCAATTGGTCGAAGATTCCGGAGCAGAAGCTCCAAGGAACGATTTGGTCTGAGCTGGATGACTCCAAGCTGTACAATGTGATGGATCTGGAGTCTATTGATAAGATTTTCTGCGCTTATCAGAAAAATGGAATCCCTGCTGAAGGATCCATTGAGGATTTGAGGAATTTGGGGAAGAACAAGAAGACCATGTCGGTGATTGACTCCAGACGAGCgcaaaattgcactattttGCTGTCTAAATTGAAGATGTCTGATAATGAAATCACGAGGACCATTTTGTCGATGGACCAGCAGAATATTCTTCACATTGACATGGTGGAGCAGTTACTGAAGTATATTCCCTCGTCGGAAGAAGCAGCTCTGTTGGATATGAACCAAAAGGACTTGCAGAGCAGAGCTGACTGTTTTCTGTATCAAATTTCAAA AGTGCCGCATTACGAGCAGCGCCTGAGGTCTTTGCACTACAAGAAAAAGTTTTCAGCGAGCATTGCGGAATTGACGCCGAGGATGCGTGCCGTCCTCGAGGCAAGCCGACAGGTTGCCAGATCTCGACGACTCAGGAAGTTGCTCGAACTGGTTCTTGCGCTGGGAAATTACGTCAATCGTGGAAACGCTCGCGGCAACGCCTGCGGCTTTCGATTGGCCTCCTTGAACCGGCTGGTTGATACCAAGTCCTCCTGCTCGAAAGGCACCACCTTGCTTCATTATTTGGTTCAGATCTTGGAGTCTAGGTTCAGGGAGGTTTTGGATATTGAAGAGGATATGCCTCATGTGAAGACTGCTGCTCGGGTTAGCATGGCTGATCTTCAGAAGGAAGTTGCTAATCTTAAAAATGGATTGCAGGATGTTCAGAGGGAGATTG AATTCCATCGAGCTCAAGCCCAAGTTCTCCAAGGCGACATGTTCCTGCCTGCCATGCGTGACTTCCAAGCACAAGCAACCTGCCGACTAGCAGAAGCCGAAGATCTGTTCCAGGACATGAAGACCAGATTTGACAGAGCAGTCAGACTCTTCGGTGAAGACTCTGCCGGAGTTCAGCCCGATGAGTTCTTCGGAATCTTCGAAAACTTCCTCCAAGCCTTGACAGAGGCCAGGGCCGATGTTGAGAACATGAGAAAAAAAGTCGAAGAAGAGGAACGTCGCGCTAAACAAGAGCAAGAA CTGAAGAAGCGAACGATGGAGAGAAAAAACTCACGAGAAGGCATTCTCAACAGCATCGCGCTCAACAAGAAGAACGAGAGCAACGGCCAGGGAGACAATAAAGGCGAGTTCGACGACTTAATCTCCGCGCTAAGGACTGGAGACGTTTTTGGGGAGGATATTGCTAAATTTAAGAGGTCCAAGCGCCGTCCTGTCACTCCCAGCAGCCAAGATTCCCGCAGACACAGTATCCACCGAGAAGACTCTCGCGAGCGGCATTAA